The window AGCGATTTTAACCAGATTTTAAAAAAATTGTACCCCTCCTGTCCTAGTATTTGCCATTTCATTTTACTGAAAACTATATTTTCTTTCAAACCGACTGGCAATGCCATTAATTGTATATCAGAATGGTGGTCGGCGAGATAAATAAACTCTAAATCAAAAAGATAGCGGTCAATGGTGGTTTTTAAAAAAATATCGCGCCCTTTTGATTAAAACCCTTAAGCCGCATTGAGTATCGGTAACAGAAATATTTAAAAAACACGAATTAACCAACGCAAAAAACGCGAAATAAAAATACGAAGACGCGGCACTTGTGCATAATAGTTTTTATTTTTAATACCTGCTACAATATCCGCTTTTTGTGCGGCAAGCAAGCGATACAATTGCACCAAATCGTGTTCATTGTAAGGAAAATCAATATCAGTATAGATCGTTATGGGTGCATTGCTCTGTGCCACTCCATAGCGCAAAGCGTAGCCTTTGCCCCTGTTGTGTGGGTAGTATAAATATAAAAAATCTGCGGGAAGTTGCTCCCGCAACAATATCAAATCCGCCTCATTCATTGGTGCAGAAGAGCCATCATTAACCACTATCACGCGCAGAGCGATTTCGCCGTTTAATAGCTCATGGATACACTGTACGGCTGTTATAATGTGATTTGCCCAAAATGAAGCAGGGTTGTAACAAGGCAAT is drawn from Sphingobacteriales bacterium and contains these coding sequences:
- a CDS encoding glycosyltransferase — its product is MADLDLILPCYNPASFWANHIITAVQCIHELLNGEIALRVIVVNDGSSAPMNEADLILLREQLPADFLYLYYPHNRGKGYALRYGVAQSNAPITIYTDIDFPYNEHDLVQLYRLLAAQKADIVAGIKNKNYYAQVPRLRIFISRFLRWLIRVF